Proteins from a genomic interval of Clostridium cochlearium:
- the spoIID gene encoding stage II sporulation protein D yields MRSGDIMYLLKRFFASILASILIVIIFCFIILKPSLIGKDNKNNISENKKIEEIKVKVYISKDKKIIELDLEDYIKGVVSAEMPAEFHEEALKAQAIAARTYAIPRIKQLGGVSCKNVNGADLCDTVHCQAFLTKEVRMKGWSEKKRNEYWNKIENAVESTAGEVLVYKDEIIKGAYYFSTSSGFTENGQDIFASTEPYLKSVKSQGEEIAPKYKSNKNYSYSEFINIINKKYPKSISNIKNIKNEVKIKSRTSGGSVKEIVLGKTIITGPTFRKIFNLNSSNFNIKFEKDKINIECKGYGHGVGMSQWGANVLGKSGENYKDILKHYYTGVEIKKYKEVLKNN; encoded by the coding sequence ATGAGAAGTGGAGATATAATGTATTTATTAAAAAGATTTTTTGCAAGTATACTAGCTAGTATACTTATTGTAATTATTTTTTGCTTTATAATATTAAAACCATCTTTAATAGGAAAAGACAACAAAAATAATATATCTGAAAATAAGAAGATTGAAGAAATAAAAGTAAAAGTATATATCTCAAAAGATAAAAAAATAATAGAATTAGATTTGGAAGATTATATAAAAGGAGTAGTTTCAGCTGAAATGCCTGCTGAGTTTCATGAGGAGGCCTTAAAAGCTCAAGCTATAGCAGCAAGAACTTATGCTATACCTCGTATAAAACAATTAGGTGGAGTCAGTTGCAAAAATGTAAATGGTGCAGATTTATGTGATACAGTACACTGTCAAGCATTTTTAACTAAAGAAGTTAGAATGAAAGGCTGGTCAGAGAAAAAAAGAAATGAATATTGGAATAAGATTGAAAATGCAGTTGAAAGTACTGCAGGAGAAGTTTTGGTGTATAAAGATGAAATCATAAAAGGAGCATATTATTTCTCAACTAGTAGTGGATTTACGGAAAACGGCCAAGATATATTTGCATCTACAGAGCCATATTTAAAGAGTGTAAAAAGTCAAGGAGAAGAAATTGCACCAAAATATAAGAGTAATAAAAACTATTCGTATAGTGAATTTATAAATATAATTAATAAAAAATATCCTAAATCTATATCAAATATAAAAAATATAAAAAATGAAGTAAAAATAAAGAGCAGAACTTCTGGAGGAAGTGTAAAAGAGATAGTATTAGGCAAAACCATTATAACAGGTCCAACATTTAGAAAAATTTTTAATTTAAATTCATCAAATTTTAATATAAAATTTGAGAAAGATAAGATAAATATAGAATGCAAAGGATATGGACATGGTGTAGGTATGAGCCAATGGGGAGCCAATGTATTAGGAAAATCTGGTGAGAATTATAAGGATATATTAAAACATTATTATACAGGTGTAGAAATAAAAAAATATAAAGAAGTTTTAAAAAATAATTAA
- a CDS encoding acetyl-CoA C-acetyltransferase: MKEVVIVSAVRTAMGKFGGSLKDVPAVELGATVIKEAINRAGIKPEIIDEVIMGNVIQAGLGQSPGRQAAVKAGIPVEIPAFTLNKVCGSGLRAVSLAAQMIKAGDADVVVAGGMENMSAAPYVLPNARWGQRMFDGKMVDTMVKDGLWESFNDYHMGMTAENIAEKWGLTREMQDEFACASQNKAEKAIKEGRFKDEIVPVVIKTRKGEVVFDTDEFPRFGTTVESLSKLKPAFKKDGTVTAGNASGINDGAAALIVMSAEKAEELGLKPLAKIVSYGSKGLDPAYMGYGPVGATKVALEKADWKVEDLDLIEANEAFASQSLAVAKDLGFDMEKVNVNGGAIALGHPVGCSGARILVTLLYEMQRRDSKKGLATLCIGGGMGTALLVER; the protein is encoded by the coding sequence ATGAAAGAAGTTGTTATTGTTAGTGCAGTTAGAACTGCCATGGGTAAATTTGGAGGAAGTTTGAAAGATGTACCTGCAGTAGAATTAGGTGCTACAGTTATTAAAGAGGCAATAAATAGAGCTGGAATCAAACCTGAAATCATAGATGAGGTTATAATGGGAAATGTTATTCAAGCTGGACTTGGACAAAGCCCAGGAAGACAAGCAGCTGTAAAAGCTGGTATACCTGTTGAAATCCCAGCATTTACACTAAATAAAGTTTGTGGTTCTGGACTAAGAGCAGTTAGTCTTGCAGCTCAAATGATTAAAGCTGGAGATGCTGATGTAGTAGTAGCTGGTGGAATGGAAAACATGTCTGCAGCACCATATGTTTTACCAAATGCTAGATGGGGACAAAGAATGTTCGATGGCAAAATGGTAGATACTATGGTAAAAGATGGTTTATGGGAATCATTTAATGATTATCACATGGGAATGACAGCGGAAAATATAGCAGAAAAATGGGGATTAACAAGAGAAATGCAAGATGAATTTGCATGCGCTTCACAAAATAAAGCAGAAAAGGCTATTAAAGAAGGAAGATTTAAAGATGAAATCGTTCCAGTAGTTATAAAAACTAGAAAAGGTGAAGTAGTGTTTGACACAGATGAATTCCCAAGGTTTGGAACTACTGTAGAATCATTATCAAAATTAAAGCCAGCATTCAAAAAGGACGGAACAGTTACAGCAGGAAATGCATCAGGTATAAATGATGGAGCTGCTGCATTAATCGTAATGAGTGCGGAAAAAGCAGAAGAATTAGGATTAAAACCATTAGCTAAAATAGTTTCTTATGGTTCAAAAGGTTTAGACCCAGCTTATATGGGATATGGACCAGTAGGTGCAACAAAAGTTGCTCTTGAAAAAGCTGATTGGAAAGTAGAAGATTTAGATTTAATAGAAGCTAATGAAGCATTTGCTTCACAAAGTTTAGCTGTTGCTAAAGATTTAGGATTTGATATGGAAAAAGTAAATGTTAATGGAGGAGCTATAGCTCTTGGACACCCAGTAGGATGCTCTGGAGCGAGAATATTAGTTACACTATTATATGAAATGCAAAGAAGAGATTCTAAAAAAGGTTTAGCTACACTTTGTATAGGTGGAGGAATGGGAACAGCCCTTCTTGTAGAAAGATAA
- a CDS encoding low molecular weight protein arginine phosphatase produces the protein MNILFVCTGNTCRSPMAEAIFNKFNTTSLIAKSAGVAVYPNSKASSNAAKLVDKNLNINIYEREAIQLTEQMLKNSYLVLTMTEGLKKVLKHNFQEYEEKIYTLNEYVGVKGEILDPFGGTLSVYQQTFIQLKENILLLLSKLGEDKVFIKEY, from the coding sequence ATGAATATATTATTTGTTTGTACAGGAAATACATGTAGAAGCCCAATGGCAGAAGCTATATTTAATAAATTTAATACAACATCACTAATAGCTAAGTCAGCTGGTGTAGCTGTATATCCTAACAGCAAAGCCTCTTCTAATGCAGCTAAATTAGTGGATAAAAATTTAAATATAAATATCTATGAAAGAGAAGCAATACAATTAACAGAACAGATGTTAAAAAATAGCTATTTAGTATTAACAATGACAGAAGGTTTAAAAAAAGTATTAAAACATAATTTTCAAGAATATGAGGAAAAAATATATACTTTAAATGAATATGTCGGCGTAAAAGGTGAAATTTTAGATCCTTTCGGCGGCACGTTGTCTGTTTATCAACAAACATTTATACAATTAAAAGAAAATATATTATTACTTTTAAGTAAATTAGGAGAAGATAAAGTATTCATTAAAGAGTACTAA
- a CDS encoding L-threonylcarbamoyladenylate synthase, whose amino-acid sequence MKTKVIRIYEDKLEDKTLKECGEALRNGKLVVFPTETVYGLGANALEEDAVKKIFEAKGRPQDNPLIVHISDIDEIKPLVKEIPKIAYELMEKFWPGPMTIILSKSSLIPDRTSAELDSVGIRMPSNKIARKLIKEAKVPIAAPSANISGRPSPTDIETCIEDLDGKVDYIIGGQKCDVGVESTVIDCTAYPPCVLRPGGITLEMLKEIDNNIYIDSAIMTKDNENIKPKAPGMKYRHYAPKAELKIISGNLRNSVEKIKKLTEEYESAGKNVGIMTTDETKELYVKGQIVSLGSRENLESIARNLFSVLRSFDSKNVDIILSESFEEKGIGIAIMNRLKKSAGFNIINV is encoded by the coding sequence TTGAAAACTAAAGTTATTAGAATATATGAAGATAAACTAGAAGATAAAACATTGAAAGAGTGTGGAGAGGCATTAAGAAATGGTAAATTAGTAGTATTCCCTACAGAGACTGTATATGGTTTAGGAGCTAATGCATTAGAAGAAGATGCAGTGAAAAAGATATTTGAAGCAAAAGGAAGGCCGCAGGATAACCCACTTATAGTTCATATATCAGATATAGATGAAATAAAGCCTTTAGTTAAAGAAATTCCTAAAATAGCTTATGAATTAATGGAGAAATTTTGGCCAGGACCTATGACTATAATATTATCTAAAAGCTCTTTAATTCCGGATAGGACTAGTGCTGAGCTTGATAGTGTTGGTATAAGAATGCCTTCTAATAAGATAGCAAGAAAACTTATAAAAGAGGCAAAGGTACCTATAGCTGCGCCTTCAGCTAATATATCAGGAAGACCTAGTCCAACGGATATAGAAACTTGTATAGAAGATTTGGATGGCAAAGTAGATTATATTATAGGTGGTCAAAAGTGTGATGTAGGAGTAGAATCTACTGTTATAGATTGTACTGCATATCCGCCTTGTGTATTAAGACCAGGTGGAATAACCTTAGAAATGTTGAAAGAGATAGATAACAATATATATATAGATTCTGCTATAATGACTAAAGATAATGAAAATATAAAGCCAAAAGCCCCTGGAATGAAATATAGACATTATGCACCTAAAGCAGAATTAAAAATAATTAGTGGCAATTTAAGAAATTCTGTAGAGAAAATAAAAAAGCTTACAGAAGAGTATGAATCAGCAGGAAAAAATGTTGGAATAATGACTACAGATGAGACCAAAGAGCTTTATGTAAAAGGTCAGATAGTGTCCTTGGGCAGCAGGGAAAATTTAGAGAGTATTGCAAGAAACCTATTTTCAGTATTAAGAAGTTTTGATAGTAAAAATGTAGATATTATATTATCAGAATCCTTTGAAGAAAAGGGGATAGGTATTGCCATTATGAACAGATTAAAAAAATCAGCGGGATTTAATATTATAAATGTTTAA
- the rpiB gene encoding ribose 5-phosphate isomerase B produces MKIALGSDHAGLKLKKEIMKHLEGKDIEFKDFGTNTEESCDYPDYAKEVANQVANKNYDLGILICGTGIGISIAANKVPGIRAALCSDTFSAHSAREHNNANILALGERVVGVGLALDIVDTFLSSEFQGGRHKRRVDKISDIENSFHK; encoded by the coding sequence TTGAAAATTGCATTAGGAAGTGACCATGCAGGTTTAAAACTTAAAAAAGAAATAATGAAACACTTAGAAGGAAAAGACATTGAATTTAAGGATTTTGGTACTAATACAGAGGAGTCTTGTGACTATCCAGATTATGCTAAAGAGGTAGCAAATCAAGTAGCTAATAAAAATTATGATTTAGGTATACTAATTTGTGGAACAGGTATAGGAATTAGTATTGCTGCTAATAAGGTACCAGGTATAAGAGCAGCTCTTTGCTCAGATACTTTTAGTGCCCATTCAGCTAGAGAACATAACAATGCAAATATATTAGCATTAGGAGAAAGAGTAGTTGGTGTAGGATTAGCATTAGATATAGTAGATACTTTTCTATCTTCTGAATTTCAAGGAGGAAGGCATAAAAGAAGAGTTGATAAAATAAGTGATATAGAAAATAGTTTTCATAAATAA
- the upp gene encoding uracil phosphoribosyltransferase, protein MSKVTQIAHPLILHKLTLIRDKNTGAKDFRELVEEVAMLMAYEVTRDFNLKDVEIETPICKTKSKVLAGKKVAIVPILRAGLGMVDGILKLIPAAKVGHIGLYRDEKTLTPVEYFCKLPQDIEEREIIVTDPMLATGGSATDAITLLKKRGAKYIRLVCLVAAPEGIKVVMDAHPDVDIYVAAIDEKLNESGYIVPGLGDAGDRLFGTK, encoded by the coding sequence ATGAGTAAAGTAACACAAATAGCACATCCATTAATATTACATAAGCTAACTTTAATAAGAGATAAAAATACAGGTGCAAAGGATTTTAGGGAATTAGTAGAAGAAGTAGCAATGCTTATGGCTTATGAAGTTACAAGAGACTTTAATTTAAAAGATGTAGAAATAGAAACACCAATATGTAAAACTAAAAGCAAGGTATTGGCTGGAAAGAAAGTAGCCATAGTGCCAATTTTAAGAGCAGGTCTTGGAATGGTAGATGGGATATTAAAACTTATACCAGCAGCTAAAGTTGGTCATATAGGACTTTATAGGGATGAAAAAACTTTAACACCAGTGGAATACTTTTGTAAATTACCGCAAGATATAGAGGAAAGGGAAATAATAGTAACAGATCCTATGCTAGCAACAGGTGGCTCAGCTACAGATGCTATAACTCTTTTAAAGAAAAGAGGAGCAAAATATATAAGACTTGTTTGCTTAGTTGCAGCCCCAGAGGGTATAAAAGTAGTAATGGATGCTCATCCAGATGTAGATATATATGTAGCTGCTATAGATGAAAAATTAAATGAATCAGGATATATAGTTCCAGGATTAGGAGATGCAGGAGATAGATTATTTGGAACTAAGTAA
- a CDS encoding ZIP family metal transporter, with the protein MIIMGSIISLMGTTIGGLVGIMVKNPSRKLLGTLLGFAAGLMLSVVVFDLIPEALRNWSFKHTIIFCILGIIFIAFVDKNISNESINQHKKMAMITALGLMLHNFPEGMIMGCGFAAGTNLGIKMSLVIAIHDIPEGMAVATPLMASNENSFKIFLYTVITALPTTLGAILGAFMGQVSNDLLGANLSLASGIMLYVVCGEMLPQSNKLWEGVSNTIGVLSGLIFGLIIVYLL; encoded by the coding sequence ATGATAATAATGGGAAGCATTATATCTTTAATGGGTACTACTATAGGAGGATTAGTTGGTATAATGGTAAAAAATCCCTCAAGGAAATTATTAGGAACATTATTAGGATTTGCAGCTGGATTAATGCTATCTGTGGTTGTATTTGATTTAATTCCAGAAGCTCTTAGAAATTGGAGCTTTAAACATACAATTATTTTCTGTATATTGGGAATAATATTTATAGCCTTTGTGGATAAAAACATTAGTAATGAATCTATAAATCAGCATAAAAAGATGGCTATGATAACAGCTTTGGGACTTATGCTACATAATTTTCCAGAAGGAATGATTATGGGATGTGGATTTGCAGCTGGAACTAATTTAGGAATAAAAATGAGTTTAGTTATTGCTATACATGACATACCAGAAGGCATGGCTGTAGCGACTCCCTTAATGGCATCTAATGAAAATAGCTTTAAGATATTTTTATATACGGTAATAACAGCTTTACCTACAACTTTAGGAGCCATTTTAGGAGCTTTTATGGGACAGGTATCTAATGATCTATTAGGAGCAAATTTGTCTTTAGCGTCGGGAATAATGCTTTATGTAGTATGTGGAGAGATGTTACCTCAATCTAATAAATTATGGGAAGGTGTATCTAATACAATTGGAGTATTATCAGGATTGATTTTTGGACTAATTATAGTATATTTATTGTAG
- a CDS encoding MraY family glycosyltransferase: MNELFLAFIVSTMASILLTPLVKKFAVKIGVIDVPKDKRRVHKKPVPLLGGIAIYLSFLFTVVIKKGALTNPEKGILIGATIIVIAGFLDDKYDLKPIYKLLFQILSAAILITFDLRIVNITNPFSNSNPWLSTGWLSIPLTLIWVVGITNAINLIDGLDGLAAGVALISSVTLFIIAVMSIDIRYEAAFLTAVLSGAILGFLPYNFNPASIFMGDTGAQLLGFLLAAISIEGAIKSAATVAISVPILALGIPIYDTLFAMIRRKINGKSIMEADKGHLHHRLLDMGLNQRQAVLIMYLISAILGSFAILAMQISNQNSYFLLAVIVVIIMVAAWKCGFFKHKE; encoded by the coding sequence ATGAATGAATTATTTTTAGCTTTTATAGTTTCCACTATGGCATCTATACTACTAACACCTTTAGTAAAAAAGTTTGCAGTTAAGATAGGTGTTATAGATGTACCAAAAGATAAAAGAAGAGTACATAAAAAGCCTGTACCTTTGTTAGGAGGTATAGCTATTTACCTATCATTTTTATTTACTGTAGTTATAAAAAAGGGTGCTTTAACTAATCCTGAAAAGGGAATATTAATAGGAGCAACCATAATCGTTATAGCAGGTTTTTTAGATGATAAATATGATTTAAAACCTATTTATAAATTATTATTTCAAATTTTATCTGCAGCTATTTTAATTACATTTGACTTAAGAATAGTAAATATAACTAATCCATTTTCTAACAGTAATCCTTGGTTATCTACTGGATGGCTTTCTATACCATTAACATTAATTTGGGTGGTAGGTATAACCAATGCTATTAATTTAATAGATGGATTAGATGGATTAGCAGCTGGGGTTGCATTAATATCTTCAGTAACTTTATTCATAATTGCTGTTATGAGTATAGATATTAGATATGAGGCAGCATTTTTAACGGCGGTTTTAAGTGGAGCAATTCTCGGATTTCTTCCTTATAATTTTAATCCAGCTTCAATATTTATGGGGGATACAGGAGCTCAACTTTTAGGGTTTTTATTAGCAGCAATATCAATAGAAGGAGCAATAAAATCTGCTGCAACAGTAGCTATATCTGTACCTATATTAGCATTAGGTATACCTATATATGATACTTTGTTTGCTATGATAAGAAGAAAGATAAATGGAAAATCTATAATGGAAGCAGATAAAGGACATCTACATCATAGATTACTTGATATGGGATTAAATCAACGACAAGCTGTATTAATAATGTATCTTATAAGTGCTATACTTGGAAGTTTTGCTATATTAGCCATGCAAATAAGCAACCAAAATTCATACTTTTTACTTGCAGTTATTGTAGTAATTATAATGGTAGCAGCGTGGAAATGTGGATTTTTTAAACACAAGGAATAG
- the wecB gene encoding non-hydrolyzing UDP-N-acetylglucosamine 2-epimerase, translating to MKRTKIMTIFGTRPEAIKMAPLVKEIEKREELCSKVCVTAQHREMLDQVLDLFQIKPDYDLDIMAKGQTLTDITMKSLKGLEGVFREEKPDLVLVHGDTTTTFAGALAAFYQKIKIGHVEAGLRTFNKYFPYPEEMNRKLAGAMADLHFAPTKGSKNNLLKEGIDYDNIYITGNTVIDAMEFTVEDNYVFKNKILNEIDYKNRKVIMVTAHRRENWGEGIENICKGLKEVVENNKDVEIIYLVHLNPIVKDVVYKYLDGVDRVHLLNPLDTKETHNLMNKCYMVMTDSGGLQEEAPHLGKPVLVLRDVTERPEAVEAGTVKLLGTNKELIVHEANKIIRNKEEYNKISRAINPYGDGYASRRIVDSILYYFKYLENRPNDFI from the coding sequence ATGAAAAGAACAAAGATAATGACTATATTTGGAACTAGACCTGAAGCTATAAAAATGGCTCCATTAGTAAAGGAGATAGAAAAAAGAGAGGAGCTTTGTAGCAAAGTTTGCGTTACAGCTCAACATAGAGAAATGCTAGATCAAGTTTTAGATTTATTTCAAATAAAACCAGATTATGATCTAGATATAATGGCTAAAGGGCAAACTTTAACAGATATAACTATGAAAAGTCTTAAAGGTTTAGAGGGAGTGTTCAGAGAAGAAAAACCAGATTTAGTTTTAGTTCATGGAGATACCACTACAACTTTTGCAGGAGCATTGGCTGCTTTTTACCAAAAGATAAAGATAGGTCATGTAGAAGCAGGATTAAGAACTTTTAATAAGTATTTTCCTTATCCAGAAGAAATGAATAGAAAATTAGCAGGTGCTATGGCAGATTTACATTTTGCTCCAACAAAAGGATCGAAAAATAATCTTTTAAAAGAAGGAATAGATTATGATAACATATATATTACAGGGAATACTGTAATAGATGCAATGGAATTTACAGTAGAAGATAATTATGTTTTTAAAAATAAAATTTTAAATGAAATAGATTATAAAAATAGAAAAGTTATAATGGTTACTGCTCATAGAAGAGAAAATTGGGGAGAAGGAATAGAAAATATATGCAAAGGATTAAAAGAAGTAGTTGAAAATAATAAAGATGTGGAAATAATATATTTAGTTCATTTAAACCCAATTGTTAAAGATGTGGTTTATAAATATTTAGATGGCGTAGATAGAGTACACCTATTAAATCCTTTAGATACTAAAGAAACTCATAATTTAATGAACAAATGCTATATGGTTATGACAGATTCGGGAGGACTTCAGGAAGAAGCACCCCACTTAGGAAAACCCGTTTTAGTTTTAAGAGATGTAACGGAAAGACCAGAAGCAGTTGAAGCAGGGACAGTAAAACTTCTAGGAACAAATAAAGAACTTATAGTACATGAAGCTAATAAAATAATAAGAAATAAAGAAGAGTATAATAAAATAAGTAGAGCTATAAATCCTTATGGAGATGGGTATGCCTCAAGAAGAATAGTAGATTCCATATTATATTATTTTAAATATTTAGAAAATAGACCTAATGACTTTATATAA
- the prfA gene encoding peptide chain release factor 1: MLDRLNFIENKYEELSIKISDPTVMQDQKEWQKLCKEHSDMENIVTVYKEYKEVLQNIEDNKEMLKEDIEQELKDMVQEDMKELEQRVQELEQELKMLLVPKDPNDEKNVFIEIRAGAGGDEAALFAANLFRMYTRYAERHNWKVEAVSANETDIGGFKEIVFMVKGKGAYSKLKYESGVHRVQRVPDTESSGRIHTSTATVAVLPEVEDVDVEINQNDLRVDVYRASGHGGQCVNTTDSAVRITHIPSGLVVTCQDEKSQLKNKEKAMKVLKSRLYDLLESERHASIAEDRKSQVGTGDRSERIRTYNYPQGRVTDHRIGLTLYKLESFLDGDIEEMIDALITVEQSERMKDIN, translated from the coding sequence ATGTTAGATAGATTAAATTTTATAGAGAATAAATATGAAGAACTTTCAATAAAGATTAGTGACCCTACAGTAATGCAAGACCAAAAAGAATGGCAAAAGTTGTGCAAAGAACATTCAGATATGGAAAACATAGTAACCGTTTATAAAGAATATAAAGAAGTTTTACAAAATATAGAAGACAATAAGGAAATGTTAAAAGAAGATATAGAGCAAGAATTAAAAGATATGGTTCAAGAAGACATGAAAGAACTTGAACAAAGAGTACAAGAATTAGAACAAGAATTAAAAATGTTATTAGTGCCCAAAGATCCAAACGATGAAAAGAACGTTTTTATTGAAATAAGAGCAGGTGCAGGAGGAGATGAAGCGGCTCTTTTTGCGGCCAATTTATTTAGAATGTATACAAGGTATGCTGAAAGACACAATTGGAAAGTAGAAGCAGTAAGTGCAAATGAGACAGATATAGGTGGCTTTAAAGAGATTGTATTTATGGTTAAAGGAAAAGGAGCTTATAGCAAATTAAAGTATGAAAGTGGAGTTCATAGGGTACAAAGAGTACCTGATACAGAATCTAGTGGAAGAATTCATACATCTACAGCTACAGTAGCAGTTTTACCGGAGGTAGAAGATGTTGATGTTGAAATAAATCAAAATGATTTAAGAGTAGACGTTTATAGAGCTTCTGGACATGGAGGCCAATGTGTAAATACTACTGACTCAGCGGTAAGAATAACCCACATACCTTCAGGATTAGTGGTTACATGCCAAGATGAAAAATCTCAGCTAAAAAATAAGGAAAAAGCTATGAAGGTTTTAAAATCTAGACTATATGATCTGTTAGAATCTGAAAGACATGCAAGCATTGCAGAAGATAGAAAAAGTCAAGTAGGAACTGGAGATAGAAGTGAAAGAATTAGAACTTATAATTACCCTCAAGGAAGAGTTACAGATCATAGAATTGGTTTAACACTATATAAACTAGAATCTTTTTTAGATGGAGACATAGAAGAGATGATAGACGCTCTAATTACTGTTGAACAATCAGAAAGAATGAAAGATATAAATTAA
- a CDS encoding deoxycytidylate deaminase, which translates to MDRIDKNNYYLDICETVLERGTCLRRNFAAIIVKNDEIMATGYSGAPRGRKNCCDMGVCRRKELNVPRGTRYELCRSVHAEQNAIISARRQDMIDSTMYLVGKEKETGELVKNAAPCSLCKRFIINAGINKVIIRDTKTEYRVVPVQDWIDNDDSLEGDGSY; encoded by the coding sequence ATGGATAGAATTGATAAAAATAATTATTATCTAGATATATGTGAAACAGTATTAGAAAGAGGCACTTGTTTAAGAAGAAATTTTGCAGCTATAATTGTAAAAAATGATGAAATAATGGCAACAGGATATTCAGGTGCTCCTAGAGGAAGAAAAAACTGTTGTGATATGGGTGTATGTAGAAGAAAAGAGTTAAATGTACCAAGAGGAACTAGATATGAGTTATGTAGATCTGTACACGCAGAACAGAATGCAATAATATCAGCAAGAAGACAAGACATGATAGACTCTACTATGTATTTAGTTGGAAAAGAAAAAGAAACTGGAGAACTTGTAAAAAATGCTGCACCATGTTCTCTTTGTAAAAGATTTATAATAAACGCAGGAATAAATAAGGTTATAATTAGAGATACAAAAACAGAATATAGAGTTGTCCCTGTACAAGATTGGATAGACAATGATGATTCACTAGAAGGGGACGGATCTTATTAA
- the murA gene encoding UDP-N-acetylglucosamine 1-carboxyvinyltransferase — protein MNKIIVNGGKGLKGEININSAKNSVLPIIAASILSGDKCIIENTPMLKDVFVISEVLRSISSEVEIDKINNKIIIDTSNICSLEPCSDLVKKLRASFLIMGPMLSRFGNFKISLPGGCNIGTRPIDLHLKGLSALGADINIGYGYVEAKADKLKGNKIYLDFPSVGATENIMMAAVLAEGETIIQNAAEEPEIQDLAKFLNAMGANIIGAGTDTINIIGVKNLKGVVHKPIYDRIEAGTFMTAAAITRSRIKLNGVNEEHLRPIIAKLTEIGVDINIDGESMIVDGNRQLKPVDIKTMPYPGFPTDMQPQTMALLSTIQGTSIVTETIFENRFMHAIEMKRMGSNIKIDGRSAVIEGGNKLTGCEVKATDLRAGAALILCGLVARGSTEITDIYHIDRGYADVEKKFQLLGADVYRI, from the coding sequence ATGAATAAAATTATTGTTAATGGAGGTAAAGGGCTAAAAGGTGAAATTAATATAAACTCTGCTAAAAACTCTGTATTACCGATAATAGCAGCTAGTATATTGAGTGGAGATAAATGCATAATAGAAAATACTCCTATGTTAAAAGATGTATTTGTAATAAGTGAAGTTTTAAGATCCATATCTTCAGAAGTAGAGATAGATAAGATTAATAATAAAATAATAATAGATACATCTAATATTTGTAGTTTAGAACCTTGCAGTGATCTTGTAAAAAAATTAAGAGCTTCTTTTCTTATAATGGGGCCTATGCTATCTAGATTTGGGAATTTTAAAATATCTCTTCCAGGGGGATGTAATATAGGCACTCGTCCTATAGATTTGCATTTAAAGGGTCTAAGTGCCTTAGGAGCTGATATAAATATAGGATATGGTTACGTGGAAGCTAAGGCGGATAAATTAAAAGGAAATAAAATATACTTAGATTTTCCTTCTGTAGGAGCAACAGAAAATATAATGATGGCAGCTGTCCTTGCAGAAGGAGAAACTATAATACAAAATGCAGCAGAAGAGCCAGAAATACAAGATTTAGCTAAGTTTTTAAATGCTATGGGCGCTAATATAATTGGAGCAGGTACTGATACAATAAATATAATAGGAGTAAAAAATTTAAAGGGGGTAGTCCATAAGCCCATATATGACAGGATAGAAGCTGGAACTTTCATGACTGCAGCAGCTATAACAAGGAGTAGAATAAAATTAAATGGAGTAAATGAAGAGCATTTAAGACCAATAATAGCAAAATTAACTGAAATAGGTGTAGACATAAATATAGATGGGGAAAGTATGATAGTTGATGGAAATCGTCAACTAAAACCTGTGGATATAAAAACTATGCCATATCCAGGGTTTCCAACAGATATGCAACCTCAAACTATGGCGTTACTAAGTACTATACAAGGAACTAGTATAGTAACTGAAACAATATTTGAAAATAGATTTATGCATGCCATCGAAATGAAAAGAATGGGTTCAAATATAAAGATAGATGGGAGAAGTGCTGTAATAGAAGGAGGAAATAAATTAACAGGTTGTGAAGTAAAGGCTACGGATTTAAGGGCAGGTGCAGCGTTAATACTGTGTGGTCTAGTAGCAAGAGGAAGCACAGAAATTACAGATATTTATCATATTGACAGGGGATATGCAGATGTAGAGAAGAAATTTCAATTACTAGGAGCAGATGTTTACAGAATATAA